A genomic window from Halogeometricum sp. S3BR5-2 includes:
- a CDS encoding alkaline phosphatase family protein has translation MNDTHDESRRAFVLGLDGVPWGLLEGLMDDGALPNFERLRAEGASGPLRSTTPANTPVAWPSIATGTWPDKHGLYEFMKLDSSYKQVPYSSADVRQPPLWELVSPSVAANVPMTYPTSDPGEDSGIVSGMMTPELDDDDAVSPDSLRERFEARVPDYEIDITWADYAGREEEFLADLDEVMRTRRELMEMLMENEAWRLFFFVYVAPDRLQHLVWDDDTLREHYQKLDDILGDVMAYCEKRDANLYVVSDHGFAPIEKIISVNRILADAELLTAKDEGGTRGALSQVGLNKDRVMGTLKRLGVTDDKLVQTLPKPVVDFFGERIPGSHGLYDVNFERTDAFLHGLGSVYVNDTRRFERGTVPPEAVERTKGEVVRVLEAATDPETGDPLLTVSDGDDLFPNDPDAPDVVVEAKDGYHVKPKLAATPVEPAEGIAAYHRSEGIFLAWGDDVRAGTHVEDAAVVDVAPTVLHSLGREVPDAADGGVLSDVFAPGSVPATTDVETAQYARRDGAAANETDTETVEDRLRGLGYME, from the coding sequence GTGAACGACACGCACGACGAATCGCGCCGGGCGTTCGTCCTCGGCCTCGACGGCGTCCCGTGGGGGCTCCTCGAGGGGTTGATGGACGACGGCGCGTTGCCGAACTTCGAGCGACTGCGGGCGGAGGGCGCGTCCGGTCCGCTCCGGAGTACGACCCCCGCGAATACGCCCGTCGCGTGGCCCTCCATCGCGACCGGCACGTGGCCCGACAAACACGGGCTGTACGAGTTCATGAAGCTCGACTCCTCGTACAAGCAGGTCCCCTACTCCAGCGCGGACGTGCGCCAACCGCCGCTGTGGGAACTCGTCTCCCCCTCCGTCGCCGCGAACGTCCCGATGACGTATCCGACGAGCGACCCCGGCGAAGACAGCGGCATCGTCAGCGGGATGATGACGCCGGAACTCGACGACGACGACGCCGTCAGTCCCGACTCGCTCCGCGAGCGGTTCGAGGCGCGCGTCCCGGACTACGAGATAGATATCACGTGGGCCGACTACGCGGGCCGCGAAGAGGAGTTTCTCGCGGATCTCGATGAGGTGATGCGGACGCGGCGGGAACTGATGGAGATGCTGATGGAGAACGAGGCGTGGCGGCTGTTCTTCTTCGTCTACGTCGCCCCCGACCGACTCCAACATCTCGTCTGGGACGACGACACGCTCCGCGAGCACTACCAAAAACTCGACGACATCCTCGGGGACGTGATGGCGTACTGCGAGAAGCGCGACGCGAACCTCTACGTCGTCTCCGACCACGGCTTCGCGCCCATCGAGAAGATAATCAGCGTCAACCGCATTCTCGCGGACGCCGAACTGCTGACCGCAAAGGACGAGGGAGGGACGCGCGGCGCCCTCTCGCAGGTCGGTCTGAACAAGGACCGCGTGATGGGGACGCTCAAGCGATTGGGCGTCACGGACGACAAACTCGTCCAGACGCTCCCGAAACCGGTCGTCGACTTCTTCGGCGAGCGCATCCCCGGCAGCCACGGGCTGTACGACGTGAACTTCGAGCGGACGGATGCCTTCCTGCACGGCCTCGGGAGCGTCTACGTCAACGACACCCGACGCTTCGAGCGGGGGACCGTACCGCCGGAGGCCGTGGAGCGAACGAAGGGGGAAGTCGTCCGCGTCCTCGAAGCGGCGACCGACCCCGAGACGGGCGACCCCCTCCTGACCGTCAGCGACGGCGACGACCTGTTCCCGAACGACCCGGACGCGCCGGACGTCGTCGTGGAGGCGAAGGACGGATACCACGTCAAGCCCAAGCTAGCGGCGACGCCGGTCGAACCCGCGGAGGGAATCGCCGCCTACCACCGCTCGGAGGGCATCTTCCTCGCGTGGGGCGACGACGTGCGCGCCGGGACGCACGTCGAAGACGCCGCCGTCGTCGACGTCGCGCCGACGGTCCTCCACTCGCTGGGGCGCGAGGTGCCCGACGCCGCCGACGGAGGCGTCCTCTCGGATGTCTTCGCTCCCGGGTCGGTGCCCGCGACGACCGACGTGGAGACCGCACAGTACGCGAGACGGGACGGAGCGGCGGCAAACGAGACAGATACCGAGACCGTCGAAGACCGGCTGCGCGGTCTGGGTTACATGGAGTGA
- a CDS encoding glycosyltransferase family 2 protein — protein MSHRSDQPLVSVVVPAYGRPEYLDAAVESVADQTYGPVELLVVDDCSPDPIRPVVDAAETGGLREVRVLRHDVNRGACAARNTGIEAARGEYVAFLDDDDYWRPEAVERRVDAFESAGEAVGFVYAGQEYVTTDGETTNYRVPETRGWVTRDLFRGAPLCPFSSVMVRRSAAEAAGPLDTRFPSWQDREWYLRLSEVCAFEAVADPLVVRRVDSHGKISDDYERKRDVSYPLFLEKHRPLARKYGKRHENALVAAQSRSLAHSAIENGYHADAVRLLLRSVRYDPTQTSSYPLLAVSLGGERTVDAARRLKRFAERLRGRREFRTSGSETNV, from the coding sequence ATGAGTCACCGCTCGGACCAGCCGTTGGTCTCCGTGGTCGTCCCCGCCTACGGCCGCCCCGAGTACCTCGACGCCGCCGTTGAGAGCGTCGCCGACCAGACGTACGGTCCGGTCGAACTCCTCGTCGTCGATGACTGCTCGCCCGACCCGATTCGGCCCGTCGTCGACGCCGCCGAGACGGGCGGCCTCCGCGAGGTCCGCGTCCTCAGACACGACGTCAACCGCGGCGCCTGCGCGGCCCGGAACACCGGCATCGAGGCCGCCCGCGGCGAGTACGTCGCCTTCCTCGACGATGACGACTACTGGCGACCCGAGGCGGTCGAACGGCGAGTCGACGCGTTCGAGTCGGCGGGCGAAGCGGTCGGGTTCGTCTACGCCGGACAGGAGTACGTCACGACCGACGGCGAGACGACGAACTACCGCGTCCCCGAGACGCGCGGGTGGGTCACCCGCGACCTCTTCCGCGGCGCTCCGCTCTGTCCGTTCTCCTCGGTGATGGTCCGTCGGTCGGCCGCCGAGGCGGCCGGCCCCCTCGACACGCGCTTTCCGAGTTGGCAGGACCGCGAGTGGTATCTCCGCCTCTCGGAGGTGTGCGCCTTCGAGGCCGTCGCCGACCCCCTCGTCGTCCGCCGGGTCGACTCCCACGGGAAGATAAGCGACGACTACGAGCGGAAGCGCGACGTGTCCTACCCGCTGTTCTTGGAGAAACACCGCCCGCTGGCTCGGAAGTACGGCAAGCGGCACGAGAACGCCCTCGTCGCGGCGCAGTCCCGGTCGCTCGCACACTCGGCGATAGAGAACGGCTACCACGCCGACGCCGTCCGCCTCCTGCTCCGAAGCGTCCGGTACGACCCGACGCAGACGTCGTCGTACCCCCTGCTCGCCGTCTCCCTCGGCGGCGAACGCACCGTCGACGCCGCCCGTCGACTGAAACGGTTCGCCGAACGACTCCGCGGCCGGCGCGAGTTCCGAACGTCCGGCTCCGAGACGAACGTCTGA
- a CDS encoding sulfatase-like hydrolase/transferase, which translates to MSRDIVWVTLESVRQDHTALGGYHRETAPFLRSVGERADGAAFSNCFSHDVWTRASSASILTGLPSSAHRTWSGEARLSRDVPTVPEALQRAGYRTVCVSPNPQLSEATGLARGFDRFQYLGKSTLVEEAGAATVLRYLTKLNSHSAGYTTDTAKHSIGYLSDAIARRRIREAARDDEDLFLYVHLGDSHHPYYPPKPYQDLYADGFEMSVEEALSFAMEMSDDLHGYIARGAPFSEDEWDALHAMYDAGIRYVDEILRRIVGCADEELDDPIVVVTSDHGELFGEKGMLAHMVVADDAVSHVPLVVAGVDGLTGRHDELVQHADAMKTVLAAAGVDADVPAGVDLREGSREFAVTQRGGERHAHKMDIIGARDDSFDPSRYHAGDLTSLRTEDYRYQRSDDGEELFALPDEATDVAADRPDVRAELAERFEAWMSAHGLPRSEREERAEFDESMSAHLEDLGYL; encoded by the coding sequence ATGTCACGCGACATCGTCTGGGTCACCCTCGAGAGCGTCCGTCAGGACCACACCGCTCTCGGCGGGTACCACCGCGAGACGGCGCCGTTCCTCCGGTCGGTCGGGGAACGCGCCGACGGCGCGGCGTTCTCGAACTGCTTTTCGCACGACGTCTGGACGCGGGCGTCGAGCGCGTCGATTCTCACCGGTCTGCCCTCCTCGGCGCACCGAACGTGGTCGGGGGAAGCGCGCCTGTCCCGCGACGTTCCCACCGTCCCCGAGGCGCTTCAGCGGGCGGGCTACCGGACGGTCTGCGTCTCGCCGAACCCGCAGTTGAGCGAGGCGACGGGGCTCGCCCGCGGGTTCGACCGATTCCAGTATCTCGGCAAGTCGACGCTGGTCGAGGAGGCCGGCGCGGCGACGGTGCTGCGGTATCTCACGAAGCTGAACTCCCACTCGGCGGGGTACACCACCGACACCGCGAAACACTCTATCGGCTACCTGAGCGACGCCATCGCCCGGCGGCGCATCCGGGAGGCGGCCCGCGACGACGAGGACCTCTTTCTCTACGTCCACCTCGGGGACAGCCACCACCCCTACTACCCGCCGAAACCGTACCAGGACCTGTACGCCGACGGCTTCGAGATGTCCGTCGAGGAGGCCCTGTCGTTCGCCATGGAGATGTCGGACGACCTCCACGGCTACATCGCCCGCGGCGCGCCGTTCTCCGAGGACGAGTGGGACGCCCTGCACGCCATGTACGACGCGGGCATCCGCTACGTCGACGAGATACTCCGTCGCATCGTCGGGTGCGCCGACGAGGAGTTGGACGACCCAATCGTCGTCGTCACCTCCGACCACGGCGAACTGTTCGGCGAGAAGGGGATGCTCGCGCACATGGTCGTCGCCGACGACGCCGTCTCGCACGTCCCCCTCGTCGTCGCCGGCGTCGACGGTCTGACGGGGCGTCACGACGAACTCGTCCAGCACGCCGACGCCATGAAGACGGTGCTCGCCGCGGCGGGCGTCGACGCCGACGTTCCTGCGGGCGTCGACCTACGGGAGGGGAGCCGCGAGTTCGCCGTCACGCAACGGGGCGGCGAGCGCCACGCGCACAAGATGGATATCATCGGAGCGCGCGACGACTCGTTCGACCCCTCGCGCTACCACGCCGGCGACCTGACCAGCCTCCGAACCGAGGACTACCGTTACCAGCGCAGCGACGACGGCGAGGAACTGTTCGCGCTTCCCGACGAGGCGACGGACGTGGCCGCCGACCGCCCCGACGTGCGGGCGGAACTGGCGGAGCGGTTCGAGGCGTGGATGAGCGCTCACGGACTGCCGCGGTCCGAACGGGAGGAGCGCGCGGAGTTCGACGAGTCGATGAGCGCCCACCTCGAAGACCTGGGGTACCTCTGA
- a CDS encoding HAD family hydrolase, producing MTTSVYFDLDGTLVNYALPFAAWFDQSVPTETTAEMTDAFSDALDDALDAYAADPYERAFEAVCEEYDLVGRPEMLAAAFVRTEVTSARVAPEVRNLLDILSRRHDIGVLTNGNETVQRRKLQVLGLDKWVDELVVSSEVRARKPQAEMFETAKERLPADTFVLVGDDYEADIAPADEHGFETVYVGSENRPDATVAAEDTEALATLLLALLD from the coding sequence ATGACGACGAGCGTCTACTTCGATCTAGACGGCACTCTCGTGAACTACGCGCTTCCCTTCGCGGCGTGGTTCGACCAATCGGTCCCGACGGAGACGACGGCGGAGATGACGGACGCGTTCTCCGACGCCCTCGACGACGCCCTCGACGCGTACGCCGCCGACCCCTACGAGCGCGCGTTCGAGGCCGTCTGCGAGGAGTACGACCTGGTCGGTCGGCCGGAGATGCTGGCGGCCGCGTTCGTGCGCACCGAAGTGACCTCCGCGCGTGTCGCTCCCGAAGTGCGGAATCTCCTCGATATCCTCTCGCGGCGGCACGATATCGGGGTGCTCACGAACGGCAACGAGACGGTACAGCGGCGCAAGCTACAGGTGCTCGGTCTCGACAAGTGGGTCGACGAACTCGTCGTCTCCAGCGAGGTGAGAGCGCGGAAACCGCAGGCGGAGATGTTCGAGACGGCCAAAGAACGGCTGCCCGCCGACACGTTCGTTCTGGTCGGTGACGACTACGAGGCGGACATCGCCCCCGCCGACGAGCACGGGTTCGAGACGGTGTACGTCGGCTCCGAGAACCGGCCGGACGC
- a CDS encoding lipopolysaccharide biosynthesis protein yields the protein MSRLRELLSRLIPSGGTTERVVKGAIWAMGQNAFGRALQLAMLVVLARLIGPQQIGLVGVALLALSGIQKFTDVGLNAALVQDENENVDEHLNTVWILEMARGLLIFSVLYAAAPFIANLLSDNLIGETTTLIRVIGLSPLLLGFRNPGMVYFQKNLDFHKQFVYRVGGDIATVVVAIGWALVEPTAMSLAAGYVAADVVRLGGSYLLHEYRPNLDFSRESAGKLINYGKWITGSSILYFLYSEGDDAFVSAFLGTASLAFYQYAYRFSNAPATELTSVISSVMFPAFSKLQNDTAQLRDAFRKTLRVNAFISAPVAFGIAVVAPDFVQVFLGDQWTEMILPMQILAGYGFLRALGQTFGPIWKATGRPDILAKLGGLRVLLIAVTIYPVTVMWGYGIAGTAAVVTVIYIFPMMPIDIYLASSMLNISPFETVREMGYPIVASTVMAGVVWYVDSALQLPSIAELVINIVVGAVVYVAMVALIDRWFQWGISSNIRGIVASARR from the coding sequence GTGAGCCGACTCCGCGAACTTCTCAGCCGTCTTATCCCTTCCGGCGGGACCACCGAACGCGTCGTCAAGGGCGCCATCTGGGCGATGGGACAGAACGCCTTCGGTCGAGCCCTCCAACTCGCGATGCTCGTCGTCCTGGCCCGCCTCATCGGTCCGCAGCAGATCGGGCTGGTCGGCGTCGCGCTCCTCGCGTTGAGCGGTATCCAGAAGTTCACCGACGTGGGGCTGAACGCCGCGCTGGTTCAAGACGAGAACGAGAACGTCGACGAACACCTGAACACGGTGTGGATACTGGAGATGGCGCGCGGTCTGCTCATCTTCTCGGTGCTGTACGCGGCCGCGCCGTTCATCGCGAACCTCCTCAGCGACAACCTGATCGGAGAGACGACGACGCTCATCCGCGTCATCGGCCTGTCGCCGCTGCTGCTCGGGTTCCGCAACCCCGGGATGGTGTACTTCCAGAAGAACCTCGATTTCCACAAACAGTTCGTCTACCGGGTCGGCGGCGACATCGCGACGGTGGTCGTCGCCATCGGGTGGGCCCTGGTCGAACCGACGGCGATGTCGCTCGCCGCCGGCTACGTGGCGGCCGACGTGGTCCGACTCGGCGGCTCCTACCTCCTGCACGAGTACCGACCGAATCTCGACTTCAGCCGCGAGTCCGCGGGGAAACTCATCAACTACGGGAAGTGGATAACCGGCTCCTCCATCCTCTACTTCCTCTACAGCGAGGGCGACGACGCCTTCGTCAGCGCCTTTCTCGGCACCGCGTCGCTGGCGTTCTACCAGTACGCCTACCGCTTCTCGAACGCGCCGGCGACCGAACTGACGAGCGTCATCTCGAGCGTCATGTTCCCCGCGTTCTCGAAGCTCCAGAACGACACGGCGCAACTCCGGGACGCGTTCAGGAAGACGCTCCGCGTGAACGCCTTCATCTCCGCGCCCGTCGCCTTCGGCATCGCCGTCGTCGCTCCCGACTTCGTGCAGGTGTTCCTCGGCGATCAGTGGACGGAGATGATCCTCCCGATGCAGATTCTCGCGGGCTACGGCTTCCTGCGCGCGCTCGGTCAGACGTTCGGTCCCATCTGGAAGGCGACGGGTCGGCCGGACATCCTGGCGAAACTCGGCGGCCTCCGCGTCCTCCTCATCGCCGTCACCATCTACCCGGTGACGGTGATGTGGGGCTACGGCATCGCCGGCACCGCCGCCGTCGTCACTGTCATCTACATCTTCCCGATGATGCCGATCGACATCTACCTCGCCTCCTCGATGCTGAACATCAGCCCGTTCGAGACGGTGCGCGAGATGGGCTATCCGATCGTCGCGAGCACCGTCATGGCCGGCGTCGTCTGGTACGTCGATTCGGCCCTTCAGCTCCCCTCGATAGCCGAACTCGTCATAAACATCGTCGTCGGCGCGGTGGTCTACGTGGCGATGGTCGCCCTCATCGATCGGTGGTTCCAGTGGGGGATCAGCAGCAACATCCGCGGTATCGTCGCCAGCGCCCGCCGCTGA